The Carnobacterium divergens genome includes a window with the following:
- a CDS encoding class I SAM-dependent DNA methyltransferase, translated as MSYQTFAQVYDAIMDDSLYGKWLSFVKQQVATKDQKILELACGTGALAVTLKQAGFDVTGLDLSENMLTLANERALNAGVKLPLIEGDMLDLSEIGTYDVVTCFSDSICYMPDEAAVGKVFSEVANLLPAEGQFLFDVHSVYQMDEVFPGYMYNDASQEISFLWQSYEGEVPHSIEHDLTFFVYDEELASYERFDECHKERTYPLEQYLRLLKQAGFSQVKVSGEFGTQEVTDQTTRWFFTCSKN; from the coding sequence ATGAGTTATCAAACATTTGCACAAGTTTATGATGCCATTATGGATGACTCGTTATATGGAAAATGGCTTTCGTTTGTCAAACAGCAAGTGGCAACAAAAGACCAAAAAATATTAGAATTAGCTTGTGGAACAGGGGCCTTAGCCGTCACCTTAAAACAAGCAGGTTTTGATGTGACAGGTCTAGATTTATCTGAAAACATGTTGACCTTAGCGAATGAACGAGCTCTAAATGCTGGTGTGAAATTGCCTTTAATTGAAGGCGACATGCTGGATTTATCTGAAATCGGCACATACGACGTCGTTACTTGTTTTTCAGATTCTATTTGCTACATGCCAGATGAAGCTGCAGTTGGGAAAGTTTTTAGTGAGGTGGCGAACTTATTACCAGCAGAAGGGCAATTTTTATTTGATGTACATTCTGTTTATCAAATGGATGAAGTCTTTCCTGGATATATGTATAATGACGCCTCACAAGAAATTAGTTTTCTATGGCAAAGTTATGAAGGCGAAGTACCACATAGTATTGAACACGATTTAACCTTTTTTGTTTACGATGAAGAACTAGCTAGCTATGAACGTTTTGATGAATGTCATAAGGAACGCACCTATCCATTAGAGCAATACTTACGACTGTTGAAACAAGCTGGTTTTAGTCAAGTCAAGGTTAGTGGAGAATTTGGAACGCAAGAAGTAACGGATCAAACAACCCGTTGGTTTTTTACTTGCTCTAAAAATTAA
- the rsfS gene encoding ribosome silencing factor encodes MTISSEEILEIAVKAADDKRAEDIMAMDVRNISILADYFVVMHGNSEKQVEAIVNEIVDQEEMAKVEVKRIEGRDSAKWMLIDLGDVVVHVFHYSERSFYNLEKLWSDAPLVDISKMVD; translated from the coding sequence TTGACAATATCAAGTGAAGAAATTTTAGAAATCGCCGTAAAAGCAGCAGACGACAAGCGTGCAGAGGACATCATGGCGATGGACGTGCGCAACATTTCAATTCTAGCAGATTATTTTGTAGTGATGCACGGAAACAGTGAAAAACAAGTAGAAGCAATTGTAAACGAAATTGTCGATCAAGAAGAAATGGCTAAAGTAGAAGTAAAACGTATCGAAGGAAGAGACTCAGCTAAATGGATGCTGATTGATTTAGGAGACGTTGTTGTTCACGTATTCCATTATTCAGAACGTTCATTTTACAATTTAGAAAAATTATGGAGTGACGCTCCATTAGTTGATATCTCAAAAATGGTTGACTAA
- the yqeK gene encoding bis(5'-nucleosyl)-tetraphosphatase (symmetrical) YqeK: MEYTTNYLKMSRVELLERVQMQMSERRFKHVLGVEEMAIALAGRYEADLEAASIAALTHDYAKERDRDEMQELIRKEGFDLDLLNYGSEIWHGPVGAFLVQKELGVQDDLILDAIRKHTVGASEMTLLDKIIYVADFIEPNRDFPGVAEAREIAIRNLDEAVAFETKHTLHYLIEKNTKIYPQTIATYNTWVAKS; this comes from the coding sequence ATGGAATACACTACTAACTATTTAAAAATGAGTCGTGTCGAACTACTTGAGCGCGTTCAAATGCAAATGAGTGAACGCCGTTTCAAACATGTTTTAGGCGTAGAAGAAATGGCGATTGCGTTAGCCGGTCGTTACGAAGCAGACCTTGAGGCAGCTAGTATAGCTGCGCTGACGCATGACTATGCAAAAGAGCGCGATCGCGATGAAATGCAAGAATTAATCCGTAAAGAAGGCTTTGACTTGGATTTGCTCAATTACGGAAGCGAGATTTGGCATGGTCCAGTGGGCGCGTTTTTAGTTCAAAAAGAACTAGGTGTTCAGGATGACTTGATTTTAGATGCCATTCGTAAGCATACGGTAGGAGCAAGTGAGATGACGTTGTTGGATAAAATTATTTATGTAGCAGATTTTATCGAACCGAATCGCGATTTTCCAGGAGTAGCAGAAGCTAGAGAAATTGCGATTCGTAACTTAGATGAAGCCGTTGCCTTCGAAACAAAACATACTTTACACTATTTAATTGAAAAAAATACCAAAATTTACCCACAAACCATTGCAACTTACAATACATGGGTTGCCAAATCATAG
- a CDS encoding nicotinate-nucleotide adenylyltransferase, translating into MISLKNQTIVMTKAEPLVEQRKRVGIIGGTFNPPHIGHLVIADQVGHQLGLDTIYFMPDAKPPHIDRKEAVDATHRLKMVASAIEGNPLFELEEREILRGGKSYTFDTMLELTKEHPEIDYYFIIGGDMVEYLPKWYRIDELIQLVQFVGVKRPNYGTDSPYPIIWVDVPAIDVSSTDLRKKLELGCPVHYLIPEKTLTYIKEKGLYQDDK; encoded by the coding sequence GTGATTTCATTGAAAAATCAAACAATCGTGATGACAAAAGCAGAACCACTCGTTGAGCAGCGTAAACGAGTAGGGATTATTGGCGGAACGTTTAATCCACCTCATATTGGTCATTTAGTAATTGCCGATCAAGTAGGACATCAATTAGGATTAGATACCATTTATTTTATGCCGGATGCGAAGCCGCCACACATTGATCGAAAAGAAGCAGTAGATGCAACTCATCGCTTAAAAATGGTGGCCTCAGCAATTGAAGGCAATCCGCTATTTGAACTAGAAGAGCGAGAAATCCTTCGTGGTGGGAAAAGCTATACTTTTGATACAATGCTTGAATTAACCAAAGAACATCCTGAAATCGACTATTATTTTATTATTGGTGGCGATATGGTTGAATACTTACCAAAATGGTATCGTATTGACGAATTGATTCAATTGGTTCAGTTTGTTGGCGTGAAACGACCAAATTATGGAACCGATAGCCCTTATCCCATTATTTGGGTAGACGTACCAGCGATTGATGTCAGCTCAACAGATCTTCGAAAAAAACTTGAATTAGGTTGTCCCGTTCACTATTTGATTCCTGAAAAAACTCTTACTTATATTAAAGAAAAGGGGTTGTATCAAGATGACAAATAA
- the yhbY gene encoding ribosome assembly RNA-binding protein YhbY — protein MNLTGKQKRFLRSEAHHLTPIFQVGKGGLSDEMMKQIGEALEKRELLKVSLLQNTDEEVTEVAAAIEKTVGCDAIQIIGRVIVLFQPSTKEKYQRISSRLPRVKAN, from the coding sequence ATGAATTTAACAGGAAAACAAAAACGTTTCTTACGAAGCGAAGCGCACCACTTAACCCCTATTTTTCAAGTTGGAAAAGGCGGATTAAGTGATGAAATGATGAAACAAATTGGCGAAGCTTTAGAAAAAAGAGAGCTTTTAAAAGTTAGCTTGCTTCAAAATACAGATGAAGAAGTTACTGAAGTAGCAGCAGCTATCGAAAAAACAGTTGGGTGTGATGCGATTCAAATTATTGGACGCGTGATTGTCTTATTCCAACCCTCAACAAAAGAAAAATACCAACGCATTTCAAGTCGACTTCCTAGAGTGAAAGCTAATTAA